The genomic region TAAACGTCTGGATGTGCTTTTTCTATTTCATCGAGTAATATAACAGAATATGGTCTTCTTCTAACAGCTTCAGTTAACTGGCCACCTTCTTCATAACCAACATAACCTGGAGGTGCTCCAACCAATCTTGAGACATTAAATTTTTCCATATATTCAGACATGTCTATTCTAACTAATGCTTTTTCGTCACCAAATAAATATTCTGCAATAGTTTTAGCTAATTCTGTTTTTCCAACGCCTGTAGGTCCAAGGAATAAAAATACACCTGTTGGTCTTCTTGGATCTTTTATTCCACTCCTGGCACGTCTTATTGCTCTTGATACAGCTTTTATAGCATCATCTTGTCCAATAACTCTTTCGTGTAATACGGCTTCAAGATTTAGTAGTCTTTCCATTTCAGACATTTCTAATTTTTTCAATGGTACTCCTGTCCAATCAGAAACAACTTCTGAAATATGTTCTTCTGTAATTTCTATAATTTCTTTTTCAGCTTTTTTTCGCCATTCGCTATATTTTTTTGTATATTTTTTCTTCAAATCACTTATTTGTGATTTTATCTCATCGATTTCTTCATATTTGTTGTTTTGAATAAGATAATCCTTTTTATTTTCTAATTCAGTTATTTTATTGAGTATTTTCTTTAAATTATTTGGTAGAGTAAGAGCGTTTAAACGAACTCTTGCGCCAGCTTCATCAATTAAATCAACGGCTTTATCGGGTAAAAATCTATCTGTTATATATCGTAAAGATAAATTGACTGCTGCTTCCAGAGCAGAATATGTATATTTAACTTTATGATGCTCTTCATATTTTGATTTTATACCTTTTAATATTTCCAAAGCTTCTTCATATGTTGGTTCATTAACATAAATCTTCTGGAACCTTCTTTCTAATGCAGGATCTTTTTCTATAAACTTTCTATATTCTGAAGGGGTTGTTGCTCCAATTACAGTAATATTTCCACTTGCTAATGCAGGTTTTAAAACATTTGCAGCATCCATAGAAGAACCTTCTGCAGCACCTGCTTCGACTATCATATGTAATTCGTCAATAAATAATATAATATCCTTATTTTTTTCCAGAATTTGCATTAATTTCTTCATTCTTTTTTCAAATTCACCACGATATTTTGTTCCGGCAACTAATGAGGTTAAATCTAGAGAAAAAATGCATTTATTTTTTAGTACTTCAGGGACATCGCCGTTGATAATTTTTTCGGCTAAACCTTCAACAATAGCACTTTTTCCAACGCCAGCCTCACCTATAAGTACAGGGTTGTTCTTTTTTCTTCTGGCAAGTATTTCCATTAATCTTCTGATTTCAACTTCTCTACCAATAACAGGATCTAATTCTTTTTTTGCAGCTTTATCAGTTAAATCCGTTCCATATCCTTCAAGCTGCTTTATAGCATTTTGCCTTTGTCTAATCCTTTCTTCATCCTCTTCTGCAAATGAAGAGTGTTCCCCTTTTATGTTTTCGCTTTTATTTAACATGAGATCTGCAAGCTTTTTTCTCATTTCAACAAGATTTATTCCCAATCTTCTTAATACATGAGCCGCAATTCCTTCCCCTTCTCTACAGATTCCAAGAAGCAAATGTTCAGCATCAATTTGTGAAGTACCAAGTATTTCAGATTCGTCATAAGCTAATTCTATTATCCTTTTAGCTCTTGGTGTTGGTTGTGGTGAGGAACCAACAATGTTATGTGAGGCATTAACGCCTACAATGTTTGTTATTTCAGATTTTATTTTTCCATATGTTAGATTATAGTATGAAAATATTTGAGATAAATATTTTCCATTTACCTTTAAAAGGCCTAACAATAAATGTTCTGTTCCCACATAAGGATGCCCCATAAACCGTGCTTCATTTTGTGCTTCGATGAAAACTTTCGCTGCTCTATCTGTAAAGTTATCAAACATATTATCACCTCCACGAATACCTATCAATATTTTAACACATTTTCACTAAATTATGAAGAATGTAGTTTTAAAATTAAAAGAATAGGTTGTCCAAAAAGTTAAAATCATTCAGACAGCTCGATTGCAAATCTTTAAAAATTATTCATTCCCAGCCGCCGCTCAGATTTTGCATCCATGCAAAAGCTTCACTCAAAAAAACATCCTGTTTTTTTGACGGCTTTCATTCATAATTTTTAAAGGCAATCTTCGAGTCTTCACTTCTTTTAAACTTTTTGGACAGAATAATTAAAAGAAAAACGTTTTTAAAAATTAAAATACTTTTCAAGATAACTTTAAAGAAAAAGAGTTTAATTAGTGTGTTAAAACTATCTAAATTGGAGGCGGTCTTATGTCAGAGTTATTGGTTTTGGGTATAGCTATAGTGGCGTATTATTTTATTATTTTTGCGAGAAGGATTAAAAAGTCTATTATTACTTTCTTTTTTGGTATTTTGCTTTTTATTCTTAAACCTGTAGAGGGTCTGGAATTTGAAAATCTTGGTAGAATAGTTAGTTTTGAGACACTTGGTATTTTGCTTGGGATGATGATAATTGTTGAAATACTTAAAGAAAGTGGTTTTTTTACATTTACTGCTGTTAATGCTATTAAATTAAGTCGTTATAAATTTTGGATAGTTTTAACTTTGCTTATGCTTATAGTAACATTATTTTCGGCATTTTTAGATAATTTGATTACAATAATGCTAATAGCTCCAATTATATTTTTGGTTGCAGATACACTTGAAGTGGATCCGGCACCTCTTTTGTTATTAACAATATATATTGATAATATTGGTGGAATGAGTACCCTAATAGGTAGTCCATTGAATATTGTTTTGGGATCTATAGGTCATCTGGATTTTGCTAAATTTTTAACTGTAATGTTGCCAATTACGGTTTTATCTTTTATAGCGGTTCTTTTAATGTTTAAAATAAATAATAAAGTTGATACAAAAACTTTCAATGAAAAGCTTAGAAAATTATCGGATATGGATCCTGAAAAAGCTATTGAAAATAAATCATTGATGTATAAAGGAGTATCTGTGTTTGCAATAGTTTTAACCGGATTTATGTTTCATTCTGTTATAAAAATAGATTTGGCATTAATAGCTATCGCAGGTGCATTAATCTTAATGTTGTTAACACAAAAAGATTTTGAAAGTATGTCAAAAGATCTGGACTGGGATACTATGTTTTTTTATGGTGGTTTATTTACAATAGCTTTTTCTTTAGAAGAAATTGGTGTAACTCAAGCGATAGCAAATCTTTTTAATCCACTATTACATACACCATTTTTATTAATGATTGTAATTATGTGGGTATCTGCATTTATTATTCCATTTTTGAGTGCTGTTCCTGGAACATTAATTTTGGCTCCTGTTATTAAACTTTTAGTATTGCATGGAGCACCATTTGAATTATGGTATGCTTATGCAATAGGAGCAAATTTAGGAACAAATTTAACTCCACTCGGAGCTGTTCAAAATATCGTAGGAGTATCTTTACTTGAGAAAAACTACAATCAAACAATATCTTTTGGAGAATATATGAAAAAATCATTTTTACCCGTATTAATTCCCATGGCGTTAGGAACAGTGTATCTTTTTTTCGTTTAAAATTGAGGTGAAATCATGAATAAAGTTATTTTTGAAAAAGAGATAAATAATATTATTTTGAAGATTGTGGTTGGTGATTTAACAAAAGAGAATGTAGATGCTATTGTAAATGCAGCAAATTCATATCTTGCACATGGTGGTGGGGTCGCGGCGGCTATCGTTAGAGCTGGTGGAAGAATTATTCAGGAAGAGAGTAATGAATATATTAAAAAAAATGGTATAATAAAGACAGGCGAAATAGGGATTACTTCAGGAGGTCGTCTTAAAGCAAAATATGTAATTCATGCTGTAGGACCTGTATGGAATGGCGGAAATTCAAATGAAGAAAAACATTTATACAGTGCAGTATATAAATCTCTTGAAAAGGCAGATGAAATGAAATTAAAAACGATCTCTTTACCAGCAATTAGTTCTGGGATTTTTGGTTATCCTTTTGAGAAAGCATGTGATGTTTATTCTAAAGCTATTAATGACTTTTCCAAAACCGCAAAATCTTTAAGAGAAATAAGATTCTGCTTTTTGGAAAAAAAGAAAGCTTTGGAATTCTCAAGAAAAGTTTAGGAGGACAAAATGGCAACATTAAAAATACATAATGAAAAGAAGAAGAAAATAGAAAAGAAACATCACTTATCAGAAAAAGTTAATCCTGTAAGAATATATAATAAACCAGAATATGAAAAACAACAGGAAATAGCCGGAAAATTTTCTTCTGGTAATGCTGGAATAGGTTGGTTAAAAATTGTTTTTTCCAGTTTTAATTTTTTAATTTCATTAATATTAACTTTGATGGTAGGAATTGTATATTTTCAAAAACCATTAATTCAAAGTATGCTTGGAAATCAATTTACTTTAGATGTAGTCAATATAATATTGCTCGGTATATTATATTTAAGTTATAGCATTTTTGAGCAATTTAACGCTATATATTATTTAAAAGGTAATCTTAGGGCCACAAGGATTACGGCGTTTGTAAAATTTTTAATATCTATGATTATGATTTTTGCTATACTATATCTGATTTTTAAACATGGAATACAATGGTTTGGGGCGTCGTTATTTGGAAATACCAGTTTAGGAAAAAATCAAGTATTTTATATTCCGAGTATAGTTTATTTGACATATTCTGTATTTTTGTCATTGTTATCATATTACGATATTTTGAAATAGGAGCAAAGCTCCTTTTATTTTTGATAATAATGTTAATAATTACACCATTTGATTAATATAGAATATCAATTAGAATATCAAAATTAAATAGAGTTTTTGGAGGTGTGAAAATGGAAAAGATGGAATATGATGTGGTTATCCTTGGTGGGGTCGCGGCTGGTACGAGTGCAGCAGCAAGTGCTAAAAGAATAAATAAAAATTTGAAAATTGCAATATTTCAAAAGGAACCATACATATCTTATGGTGGATGTGGATTACCATATGTAATAAGTGGAGATGTTTCTTCACCAGAAGCGGTTATAGCATTAACACCAGATATCTTTAAAGAGAAAAAAGGTGCTGATGTTTTTGTTAAACACGAAGCATATGAAATAGATTTTTCAAATAAAATCGTTTATATTAAATCAGAAGAAGGTGAAAAGGAAGTTTCTTATAACAAATTGGTAATTTCAACAGGTGCTTCACCCATTATTCCACCGTTCCAAGCATGGGGAGAAAAAGGGATTTTTAAATTGAGGAATCCAGATGATGCAAAGAATATTTTAAATTTTATAAAAGAAGAAAATCCTGAAAAAGCAATTATTATTGGAGGAGGATTTATTGGTATAGAAACTGCTGAAGCTTTAAAAAAACATGGAATAGAAATTACTATTATTGAAGGTATGGATCATATACTTGGAAATATAGAACCGGAAATTCATGAAGAATTTATACATGGCATAAGAGAAAAAGGAGTCAATGTTGTATTTAATACATTTGCAAAAGATGTTATAAAAGAAAATGGGGTTTTTAAAGTAATTACAGAAGATAATGAATATACTGGGGATATGGTAATTATATCTATTGGGGTAAAACCAAATACATTATTTTTAAAGGACAAAGGTTTAAATTTAGCAAAAAATGGAGCTATTATAGTTAACGAAAAAATGGAGACAAATATTAATAATGTATATGCAGCAGGAGATTGCGCTACGGTAAATCATTTTATAACAGGTAAAAATGTATATATTCCTTTAGGGACAACTGCCAATAAGCAGGGAAGAATAGCTGGTAAAAACTTAGCAGGTGGGAATGATTCTTTTATAGGAGTTGTTGGATCATTAATTACAAAATTCGAAGATATAGAGTATGCTAAAACAGGATTAACTTTACAAGAAGCTATAAATGAAGGATTTAATGCAGAAGCGGTATTTATTAAATCTGGAAGTAAAG from Marinitoga aeolica harbors:
- a CDS encoding macro domain-containing protein, translated to MNKVIFEKEINNIILKIVVGDLTKENVDAIVNAANSYLAHGGGVAAAIVRAGGRIIQEESNEYIKKNGIIKTGEIGITSGGRLKAKYVIHAVGPVWNGGNSNEEKHLYSAVYKSLEKADEMKLKTISLPAISSGIFGYPFEKACDVYSKAINDFSKTAKSLREIRFCFLEKKKALEFSRKV
- a CDS encoding ATP-dependent Clp protease ATP-binding subunit, encoding MFDNFTDRAAKVFIEAQNEARFMGHPYVGTEHLLLGLLKVNGKYLSQIFSYYNLTYGKIKSEITNIVGVNASHNIVGSSPQPTPRAKRIIELAYDESEILGTSQIDAEHLLLGICREGEGIAAHVLRRLGINLVEMRKKLADLMLNKSENIKGEHSSFAEEDEERIRQRQNAIKQLEGYGTDLTDKAAKKELDPVIGREVEIRRLMEILARRKKNNPVLIGEAGVGKSAIVEGLAEKIINGDVPEVLKNKCIFSLDLTSLVAGTKYRGEFEKRMKKLMQILEKNKDIILFIDELHMIVEAGAAEGSSMDAANVLKPALASGNITVIGATTPSEYRKFIEKDPALERRFQKIYVNEPTYEEALEILKGIKSKYEEHHKVKYTYSALEAAVNLSLRYITDRFLPDKAVDLIDEAGARVRLNALTLPNNLKKILNKITELENKKDYLIQNNKYEEIDEIKSQISDLKKKYTKKYSEWRKKAEKEIIEITEEHISEVVSDWTGVPLKKLEMSEMERLLNLEAVLHERVIGQDDAIKAVSRAIRRARSGIKDPRRPTGVFLFLGPTGVGKTELAKTIAEYLFGDEKALVRIDMSEYMEKFNVSRLVGAPPGYVGYEEGGQLTEAVRRRPYSVILLDEIEKAHPDVYNILLQIMDDGRLTDSQGRIVDFRNAIIIMTSNLGSETINKTKRSMGFVDDESEEKKYKEIKLSVMEEVRKAFKPEFLNRLDETVVFHPLTKNDMKEIIKIQLKDLEKRLKEKDLHLKFKEEAIDFLIEKGFDPIFGARPLKRSIQRHLEDPLSEEILKGRFKEGDKIIIDVKNNKIHFKKGRKASPKQKVL
- a CDS encoding ArsB/NhaD family transporter is translated as MSELLVLGIAIVAYYFIIFARRIKKSIITFFFGILLFILKPVEGLEFENLGRIVSFETLGILLGMMIIVEILKESGFFTFTAVNAIKLSRYKFWIVLTLLMLIVTLFSAFLDNLITIMLIAPIIFLVADTLEVDPAPLLLLTIYIDNIGGMSTLIGSPLNIVLGSIGHLDFAKFLTVMLPITVLSFIAVLLMFKINNKVDTKTFNEKLRKLSDMDPEKAIENKSLMYKGVSVFAIVLTGFMFHSVIKIDLALIAIAGALILMLLTQKDFESMSKDLDWDTMFFYGGLFTIAFSLEEIGVTQAIANLFNPLLHTPFLLMIVIMWVSAFIIPFLSAVPGTLILAPVIKLLVLHGAPFELWYAYAIGANLGTNLTPLGAVQNIVGVSLLEKNYNQTISFGEYMKKSFLPVLIPMALGTVYLFFV
- a CDS encoding FAD-dependent oxidoreductase, with the protein product MEKMEYDVVILGGVAAGTSAAASAKRINKNLKIAIFQKEPYISYGGCGLPYVISGDVSSPEAVIALTPDIFKEKKGADVFVKHEAYEIDFSNKIVYIKSEEGEKEVSYNKLVISTGASPIIPPFQAWGEKGIFKLRNPDDAKNILNFIKEENPEKAIIIGGGFIGIETAEALKKHGIEITIIEGMDHILGNIEPEIHEEFIHGIREKGVNVVFNTFAKDVIKENGVFKVITEDNEYTGDMVIISIGVKPNTLFLKDKGLNLAKNGAIIVNEKMETNINNVYAAGDCATVNHFITGKNVYIPLGTTANKQGRIAGKNLAGGNDSFIGVVGSLITKFEDIEYAKTGLTLQEAINEGFNAEAVFIKSGSKAHYYKGSKKLKIKLVFEKKTGRILGAQFVGGEIHPRLNAITSLIYTNGTVDKLRNMDLAYSPPFSPVWDIDLVAANQAIKKI